The Enterobacter mori genomic interval GGTGAGCCAGCTGGCCTGACGCTGCAATACCGGCAGCGTCGCACGGCGATGGTTGATTTCTGGCAGCGCGCTAATTAAACCCTGCGTGTACGGATGCTTCGCGTTGTGCAGATCCTTCGCGGCAATGGACTCCACCACGCGACCGGCGTACATCACCAGTACCCGATCGCAGAAGCTGCGCACCAGGTTAATGTCGTGGCTGATAAAGATCAGCCCCAGACCGCGGGACTGCACCAGATCGTCCAGCAGGCCGAGCACCTGCAGGCGCACCGACACGTCCAGCGCCGAGGTGGGTTCATCGGCAATCACCAGCTCCGGGTCAGTAATCAGCATCATGGCGATCATGATGCGCTGCCCCTGCCCGCCGGAAATCTCGTGCGGATAGAGGCGATACACCCGCTCGGGCTGGCGAATACGCACCACGTCGAGCATTTCCAGCACTTTGGCTTTGGCTTCGGCCCTGCGCCCCGGATGATGGGTCAGCCAGGCTTCGGCAATTTGATCGCCCACGCAAACCACCGGGTTGAGCGAGTATTTCGGGTCTTGCATGATCATCGAAATCCGCTTGCCGCGAATCCCACGCATCTGCGCCTCGCTGACAGATTGTAAATCGACGTCGCCAAACTGCATCCGCGCGGCGCTGATTTGCGCTTTCGCCGGATGCAGGCGCAGCAGCGCCCGCCCGACGGTGGATTTGCCTGAGCCGGACTCGCCGACAATCGCCAGCTTTTCGCGTCCAAGCTGGAAAGAGACACCGCGCACCGCATGGGTTACCGCGCCGCCGTTGATGAAATCGACATGGAGGTCGCGCACGTCGAGCAAAGGGTTATTCGCTGCGAGGATCGAGGATGTCACGTAGGCCATCTCCTAAGAAGTTGAACGCCAGGCTGTTGATCAGGATCGCCAGCCCCGGAATAGTCACTACCCACCAACACTCCATCATGTAGGTGCGACCGCTGGAGATCATCGCGCCCCACTCCGGCTCGGGCGGCTGAGCGCCGAGGCCAAGGAAGCCCAGCCCGGCAGCGGTGAGAATGATCCCCGCCATGTTCATGG includes:
- a CDS encoding ABC transporter ATP-binding protein; its protein translation is MTSSILAANNPLLDVRDLHVDFINGGAVTHAVRGVSFQLGREKLAIVGESGSGKSTVGRALLRLHPAKAQISAARMQFGDVDLQSVSEAQMRGIRGKRISMIMQDPKYSLNPVVCVGDQIAEAWLTHHPGRRAEAKAKVLEMLDVVRIRQPERVYRLYPHEISGGQGQRIMIAMMLITDPELVIADEPTSALDVSVRLQVLGLLDDLVQSRGLGLIFISHDINLVRSFCDRVLVMYAGRVVESIAAKDLHNAKHPYTQGLISALPEINHRRATLPVLQRQASWLTE